In Alosa alosa isolate M-15738 ecotype Scorff River chromosome 23, AALO_Geno_1.1, whole genome shotgun sequence, a single window of DNA contains:
- the atp5pf gene encoding ATP synthase-coupling factor 6, mitochondrial encodes MALHRLFQLSSLLRSALSVTLRRNIGISAVLFNRAKDMDPVQKLFLDKIRDYTTKSKAAGGVVDGGPVYQKNVSEEVTKLQRLYGGGDLTKFPEFKFPEPKLDEVAK; translated from the exons ATGGCTCTTCACCGGTTATTCCagctgtcctctctcctccgctCGGCGCTGTCCGTGACCCTGCGGAGAAACATTGGGATCTCCGCAGTGCTTTTCAACCGGGCCAAGGACATGGACCCCGTCCAGAAACTGTTCCTTGACAAGATTCGCGATTACACCACCAAGAGCAA GGCCGCAGGTGGAGTGGTAGATGGTGGGCCAGTCTACCAGAAAAATGTGTCTGAGGAGGTCACCAAACTACAGAGGCTATATGGAGGTGGAGACCTCACCAAATTCCCAGAATTCAAGTTCCCTG AACCCAAACTGGATGAGGTTGCCAAGTAA
- the jam2a gene encoding junctional adhesion molecule 2A isoform X1 produces the protein MEHLFTSPLVFVILLQIVPSVPVSVFTTAPIVEVRENKDAELSCEFKTERDEHPRIEWKKTRGTRSSSPDFVYFEGEFRKSFKGRAHMDGATIKLKRVTQEDAGEYRCEVSAATDTVQLGEANITIIVLVPPQTPSCEIPSRVLTGAVVEMHCREPHGVPAATYTWYKDNKALRPSFNATYTINPHTGVLMFTSVTKADTGQYHCEARNKAGPPKSCEGVHVKIDDLNVPAIIAGVVVVCLVIALCVFGACYAHRHGFFSRHRGRSFWITQCQGAAHISRQNLNRTEDMNTRYSPPPEEKQQDFKHTHSFML, from the exons ATGGAGCATTTGTTCACGTCCCCACTTGTGTTTGTCATTCTTTTACAGA tCGTCCCCTCTGTGCCAGTGTCGGTGTTCACCACTGCACCTATCGTAGAGGTTCGTGAGAACAAAG ATGCAGAGCTGTCGTGTGAGTTTAAAACGGAGAGAGATGAACACCCTCGGATTGAATGGAAGAAGACCAGAGGAACGCGCTCTTCTTCTCCAGACTTTGTCTACTTTGAGGGAGAGTTCCGAA aGAGTTTTAAGGGCCGGGCTCACATGGATGGGGCGACAATAAAACTGAAGCGGGTGACTCAGGAGGATGCGGGGGAGTACCGCTGTGAAGTCAGCGCTGCCACAGACACTGTTCAGCTGGGAGAGGCCAACATCACCATTATAGTGTTAG TGCCCCCCCAGACCCCCTCGTGTGAGATCCCAAGCAGGGTGCTGACTGGCGCGGTGGTGGAGATGCACTGCAGGGAACCCCACGGCGTGCCCGCGGCCACCTACACCTggtacaaagacaacaaggcCCTGCGTCCCTCATTCAACGCCACCTACACCATCAACCCCCACACTGGTGTGCTG ATGTTTACATCTGTCACAAAGGCAGACACTGGGCAGTACCACTGTGAGGCGCGGAATAAGGCAGGACCGCCCAAAAGCTGCGAGGGAGTCCACGTGAAAATAG aTGATCTAAATGTCCCAGCGATCATAGCAGGAGTGGTGGTGGTCTGTCTGGTTATTGCTCTCTGTGTCTTTGGAGCGTGCTATGCTCATAGGCATGGCTTTTTCAGCA GACACAGAGGAAG GTCATTCTGGATCACCCAGTGCCAGGGCGCCGCCCACATCAGCAGGCAGAACCTCAACAGAACTGAAGATAT GAACACACGGTACAGCCCCCCTCCTGAAGAG AAACAGCAGGACTTCAagcacactcactctttcatgCTGTAA
- the jam2a gene encoding junctional adhesion molecule 2A isoform X2, giving the protein MEHLFTSPLVFVILLQIVPSVPVSVFTTAPIVEVRENKDAELSCEFKTERDEHPRIEWKKTRGTRSSSPDFVYFEGEFRKSFKGRAHMDGATIKLKRVTQEDAGEYRCEVSAATDTVQLGEANITIIVLVPPQTPSCEIPSRVLTGAVVEMHCREPHGVPAATYTWYKDNKALRPSFNATYTINPHTGVLMFTSVTKADTGQYHCEARNKAGPPKSCEGVHVKIDDLNVPAIIAGVVVVCLVIALCVFGACYAHRHGFFSRHRGRNTRYSPPPEEKQQDFKHTHSFML; this is encoded by the exons ATGGAGCATTTGTTCACGTCCCCACTTGTGTTTGTCATTCTTTTACAGA tCGTCCCCTCTGTGCCAGTGTCGGTGTTCACCACTGCACCTATCGTAGAGGTTCGTGAGAACAAAG ATGCAGAGCTGTCGTGTGAGTTTAAAACGGAGAGAGATGAACACCCTCGGATTGAATGGAAGAAGACCAGAGGAACGCGCTCTTCTTCTCCAGACTTTGTCTACTTTGAGGGAGAGTTCCGAA aGAGTTTTAAGGGCCGGGCTCACATGGATGGGGCGACAATAAAACTGAAGCGGGTGACTCAGGAGGATGCGGGGGAGTACCGCTGTGAAGTCAGCGCTGCCACAGACACTGTTCAGCTGGGAGAGGCCAACATCACCATTATAGTGTTAG TGCCCCCCCAGACCCCCTCGTGTGAGATCCCAAGCAGGGTGCTGACTGGCGCGGTGGTGGAGATGCACTGCAGGGAACCCCACGGCGTGCCCGCGGCCACCTACACCTggtacaaagacaacaaggcCCTGCGTCCCTCATTCAACGCCACCTACACCATCAACCCCCACACTGGTGTGCTG ATGTTTACATCTGTCACAAAGGCAGACACTGGGCAGTACCACTGTGAGGCGCGGAATAAGGCAGGACCGCCCAAAAGCTGCGAGGGAGTCCACGTGAAAATAG aTGATCTAAATGTCCCAGCGATCATAGCAGGAGTGGTGGTGGTCTGTCTGGTTATTGCTCTCTGTGTCTTTGGAGCGTGCTATGCTCATAGGCATGGCTTTTTCAGCA GACACAGAGGAAG GAACACACGGTACAGCCCCCCTCCTGAAGAG AAACAGCAGGACTTCAagcacactcactctttcatgCTGTAA
- the mrpl39 gene encoding 39S ribosomal protein L39, mitochondrial has product MACRTACQMLQRRLASSAATSARLSSAELRSRRSSLFSEEQARQRALYPRIEKIEVQMQGPGLQGTLLVMNKGLSTPHSCARHLSEWHLESAVLALVDGEAWPLHKPLTRSCALTLLTFKDTNPLLANQAYWRSCAALLGQVLQNAFKDDFTVELLKTPEVPVTSGAFCCDVVLDPQLDSWTPAEEALHSLTRDAQQLIHRDLPWEPLEVAPPVALDIFAHSRCKQTEVEELAAHSTSGTVSIYRCGDHVTLSGGPLVARTGLCMQYEVTALHSLGQGAWGLHRRAQGLSLPQQLQAHHTVWRKLRKRAMKLVEVTPSSANPTAALPSESSHLQDPALPIHQ; this is encoded by the exons ATGGCTTGCAGAACAGCATGTCAAATGTTACAGCGGC GTCTGGCGTCCAGTGCTGCGACTTCTGCTCGGCTGTCGTCGGCAGAGCTGCGGAGTCGACGCAGCTCCCTGTTTTCAGAGGAGCAGGCGCGTCAACGGGCGCTGTATCCACGCATAGAAAAGATTGAAGTTCAAATGCAGGGGCCAGGTCTACAAGGAACACTCCTGGTCATGAACAAAGGACTGTCCACACCTCATAGCTGTGCACGCC ACTTGAGTGAATGGCATTTGGAGAGTGCAGTGCTGGCGCTTGTAGATGGGGAGGCATGGCCTCTTCACAAGCCTCTCACACGCTCCTGCGCCCTCACACTGCTCACCTTCAAAGATACCAACCCACTGTTAGCCAACCAG gcctattggaGGTCTTGTGCAGCCCTCCTTGGTCAGGTTCTTCAGAATGCCTTCAAGGATGATTTCACTGTCGAGCTTCTAAAGACTCCTGAAGTTCCAG TGACATCAGGAGCATTCTGCTGCGATGTAGTGTTGGACCCTCAGTTAGACTCGTGGACACCCGCAGAG GAGGCGCTGCATTCTCTCACCCGTGATGCTCAGCAGCTTATCCATAGAGATCTGCCCTGGGAGCCCCTGGAAGTGGCGCCCCCTGTGGCTCTGGACATCTTTGCCCACAGCAG GTGTAAGCAGACAGAGGTGGAGGAATTGGCAGCTCATAGCACCAGTGGCACAGTAAGCATTTACCG ATGTGGAGACCACGTTACGTTGAGTGGAGGCCCCCTAGTGGCCAGAACAGGACTGTGCATGCAGTATGAGGTGACGGCTCTGCACAGCCTTGGCCAGGGAGCCTGGGGTCTCCATCGCAGGGCGCAgggcctctccctcccccagcAACTACAG GCTCATCACACAGTTTGGAGGAAGCTGCGAAAGAGGGCGATGAAACTG GTAGAGGTAACACCGTCCTCAGCCAATCCGACTGCTGCACTTCCTTCTGAATCCAGTCATCTGCAGGATCCAGCTCTTCCTATCCATcagtga